The DNA region GGAAAACTGCCAATGGGCGATTTTCCTGCGTAACCACGATGAACTGACCCTGGAAATGGTCACGGATCGTGAGCGCGATTACCTGTGGAATTATTACGCGGCCGACCGCCGTGCGCGGATCAACCTAGGGATTCGCCGCCGTCTGGCGCCGCTGGTGGCCCGTGACCGTCGTCGCGTCGAACTGCTCAACAGCATGCTGCTGTCGATGCCGGGCACACCGACCCTGTATTACGGCGATGAAATCGGCATGGGCGACAACATCTACCTGGGCGACCGGGACGGTGTACGTACCCCAATGCAGTGGTCCATCGACCGCAACGGCGGCTTCTCGCGCGCCGACCCGGCCAGCCTGGTGCTGCCGCCGATCATGGACCCGTTGTACGGTTTTCAGTCGGTCAACGTCGAGAGTCAGGAGCGCGACCCGCATTCGCTGCTGAACTGGAACCGACGCATGCTGGCGGTGCGTAAACAGCAAAAGGCTTTCGGTCGCGGCACGCTGAAAATGCTTTCACCGTCGAACCGGCGGATTCTTGCCTACACCCGTGAATATACCGCGCCTGACGGCCACAATGAGATTGTTTTGTGTGTGGCCAACGTGTCCAGCGCGGCTCAGGCTGCCGAACTTGAATTGTCGGCGTATTCGGGCACTGTTCCGGTAGAGATGCTCGGCGGCAGTGCCTTTCCGCCCATCGGCCAGCTGAGCTACCTGCTAACGCTCCCGCCGTATGGTTTTTATTGGTTTCTATTGGCTTCGGAGAATCAAATGCCCAGTTGGCACGTTGAACCCGCGCAAAGCATGCCGGACTTTCCGACTCTGGTGCTCAAGAAGCATCTTGAAGAACTGCTCGACGAACCGTTGCGCGGCACCATGGAAAATACCTCGCTGGCGACTTACTTGCCGAAACGTCGTTGGTTCGGCGGCAAGGACAAGCCTATCGAGAAGGTCCACATCGCTTACGCGGTCCGCTTTGGCGACGAGACACATCCGGTCTTGCTCAGCGAAATCGAAGTCACTGCAGACGGCCAGACCGAGCGTTATCAGTTGCCCTTCGGCTTGCTGGCCGAAGACGACATCAGCAGCGCATTGCCGCAACAACTGGCGCTCGCCAGAGTTCGCCGCAGTCGCGATGTCGGCCTGATTACCGATGGCTTCACGCTGGAAACCTTCATCCGCGCCGTGATAAAGGGCATGCAGTCGCAGACCGTGATTCCGTGCGCCGATGGCGAGCTGCGTTTCGAGCAAAGCTCGCAGCTCGCACCGCTGGGCCTCAACGATGAATCGGAAGTGCGTTATCTCTCTGCCGAGCAGTCCAACAGTTCGGTCGTGGTGGGCAGCAGCCTGGTGCTCAAGCTGATCCGCAAGGTCAGCGCCGGGACGCACCCGGAGCTGGAGATGGGCGCGTTCCTGACTCAGGCCGGCTTCAAGAACATTTCGCCGTTGCTCGGTTCGCTGGTGCGGGTCGGCAATGACGGCAAGCCGAATCTGCTGATGATCGCCCAAGGCTATCTGAGTAATCAGGGCGATGCCTGGGAATGGACGCAGAACAACCTCGAACGTGCGGTGCGCGACGAGTTGGCGCACGGTTTTTCCGGCCAGGAGCAGCATTACAACGCGCTGCTTGAACTGGCGGACTTCTCGCGCAGCCTGGGCCAGCGACTCGGTGAAATGCACCAGATCCTCGCGGCACGGACCGATAACCCGGATTTTGCCGTCGAGGTCACCAGCGTGGCGGACGGCAAGGCGTCTGCGACCAGCGTCAACGCTCAGTTGGAGCGTGCGTTGCAGCTGCTGGAGCAGCGCAAGGGCGATCTCGATAAAGAGGATCAGCAACTGGTCAGTGATTTGCTGGCGCATCGCAAGCAAATCCGTCAGCGGGTCGACAGCCTCGCCAAGCGTTCTGCGGGCGGCCTGCGGATTCGTGTACACGGTGACCTGCACCTGGGGCAGGTGCTGGTGGTCAAGGGCGATGCCTACCTGATCGATTTCGAGGGTGAACCGGCCCGCGCGCTTGAAGAACGGCGTGCCAAGCACAGCCCGTTCAAGGACGTCAGCGGCGTGCTGCGCTCGTTCGACTACGCTGCCGCGATGGCTGTGCGCAGTGCGCAAAGCGTCGACACCTCGCCAGAGGCTGCGGCGGCCCGCAAGCGCGTCGCCGAGACGTACTTGTCGCAGGCTCGTGCAGCCTTCATCGAAGGCTATCGTTCGGCAACGGCTGAAATGGCCCACGCCTGGAAAGATGCAAAAGGGGAGGACGCTGCACTGGAACTGTTCACCCTTGAAAAAGCTGCTTATGAAGTGATCTACGAAGCCGAGAACCGGCCAGCCTGGCTGGCGGTACCTTTGCAGGGCTTGCGTGGATTGCTGCAATCGTCTGATGGAGAGCCAATATGAATGCGCCTGACAAAGCCGGCACGGGCCGCCAAGCGATACCCGCTGCTGTGGATCTGGATGCGCTGATCCGCGCTGAACATCGTGACCCGTTTTCGATCCTCGGCCCGCACGGCGACGGTGGCAGCGGGCAGTTTGTCCGCGCCTACCTGCCCGGTGCCTTGAGTGTCCGCCTGCTGGCCAGAGACGATGGCCGCGAGCTGGGCGCAATGGAAATGAGTGACGTGCCGGGCTTTTTCGTCGGTCATATCGAGCAGCCGCAGCCCTATCTGTTCAAGATCAACTGGGCCGGTGGCGAGCAGATCACCGAGGACCCTTACAGCTTCGGTGCGCTGCTGGGCGAGATGGACCTGTACCTGTTCGCCGAAGGCAACCACCG from Pseudomonas syringae includes:
- the treS gene encoding maltose alpha-D-glucosyltransferase, giving the protein MAKKPGEATFIKDPLWYKDAVIYQVHVKSFFDANNDGIGDFAGLIEKLDYIAALGVNTIWLLPFYPSPRRDDGYDISEYRDVHTDYGTMADAKRFIAQAHKRGLRVISELVINHTSDQHPWFQKARNAKPGSKARDFYVWSDTDQKYDGTRIIFLDTETSNWTWDPVAGQYFWHRFYSHQPDLNFDNPHVLEAVLEVMRFWLDLGIDGLRLDAIPYLIERDGTNNENLPETHQVLKRIRAEIDANYPDRMLLAEANQWPEDTQLYFGDSKGPDGDECHMAFHFPLMPRMYMALAQEDRFPITDILRQTPEIPENCQWAIFLRNHDELTLEMVTDRERDYLWNYYAADRRARINLGIRRRLAPLVARDRRRVELLNSMLLSMPGTPTLYYGDEIGMGDNIYLGDRDGVRTPMQWSIDRNGGFSRADPASLVLPPIMDPLYGFQSVNVESQERDPHSLLNWNRRMLAVRKQQKAFGRGTLKMLSPSNRRILAYTREYTAPDGHNEIVLCVANVSSAAQAAELELSAYSGTVPVEMLGGSAFPPIGQLSYLLTLPPYGFYWFLLASENQMPSWHVEPAQSMPDFPTLVLKKHLEELLDEPLRGTMENTSLATYLPKRRWFGGKDKPIEKVHIAYAVRFGDETHPVLLSEIEVTADGQTERYQLPFGLLAEDDISSALPQQLALARVRRSRDVGLITDGFTLETFIRAVIKGMQSQTVIPCADGELRFEQSSQLAPLGLNDESEVRYLSAEQSNSSVVVGSSLVLKLIRKVSAGTHPELEMGAFLTQAGFKNISPLLGSLVRVGNDGKPNLLMIAQGYLSNQGDAWEWTQNNLERAVRDELAHGFSGQEQHYNALLELADFSRSLGQRLGEMHQILAARTDNPDFAVEVTSVADGKASATSVNAQLERALQLLEQRKGDLDKEDQQLVSDLLAHRKQIRQRVDSLAKRSAGGLRIRVHGDLHLGQVLVVKGDAYLIDFEGEPARALEERRAKHSPFKDVSGVLRSFDYAAAMAVRSAQSVDTSPEAAAARKRVAETYLSQARAAFIEGYRSATAEMAHAWKDAKGEDAALELFTLEKAAYEVIYEAENRPAWLAVPLQGLRGLLQSSDGEPI